The Natronosalvus caseinilyticus genome includes a region encoding these proteins:
- a CDS encoding DUF6610 family protein, producing the protein MAIHDSTNPVSNSSTETHTDARQAAYVAFLHRVPFAIDALTLGFLPGFREDCTYQQSQFDTLECPVGMLDNDFRNHDLDRYVDRTLEYEPEVGVIGDAYDATEAQVYVDTIRELQESLPETEFIIVPKCWAAIEAIPDDIVLGYSRGYADTLAHEFSDPVDWRGRRVHILGGSPPKQLEVVEQLTQPTLTGEPPADIVGLDWNGLHRGAQFGEFWTADGWNDSGRDADHVTVRKTVRHSLARIREFWKSHGIWPESTPEDEGLDVEYEGPRPADLGQASCTECGTNVWRTRRGPYVAEYDTGAVCGYCSYECYFTHRHRNNLEEIAGEQSVYFPPA; encoded by the coding sequence ATGGCCATTCACGACAGCACAAATCCAGTTAGCAATAGCTCCACTGAGACACACACTGACGCCCGACAGGCGGCGTACGTGGCGTTCCTCCATCGGGTTCCGTTTGCAATCGATGCGCTGACCCTCGGCTTCCTCCCTGGGTTTCGCGAGGATTGTACGTATCAGCAGTCGCAATTCGATACTCTCGAGTGTCCAGTCGGAATGCTCGATAACGATTTTCGGAATCACGACCTCGACCGGTACGTCGATCGGACGCTCGAGTACGAGCCCGAGGTGGGTGTTATCGGTGACGCCTACGACGCTACGGAAGCACAGGTGTACGTCGACACAATTCGAGAGCTCCAGGAGAGTCTACCCGAGACGGAGTTCATCATTGTCCCGAAATGCTGGGCCGCCATTGAGGCAATTCCCGACGATATCGTACTCGGCTACTCGCGAGGGTATGCGGACACACTTGCACACGAGTTCTCTGATCCCGTTGACTGGCGGGGCCGTCGCGTCCACATCCTCGGTGGCAGCCCACCCAAGCAACTCGAGGTCGTGGAGCAGCTCACTCAGCCAACGCTGACAGGGGAGCCGCCGGCCGACATCGTCGGCCTCGACTGGAACGGGCTGCATCGTGGCGCGCAGTTCGGCGAGTTCTGGACAGCCGACGGCTGGAACGACAGCGGTCGCGACGCCGATCACGTCACCGTTCGGAAGACGGTACGCCATAGTCTCGCCCGAATCCGTGAATTCTGGAAGTCCCACGGTATCTGGCCTGAATCGACACCGGAAGATGAGGGATTGGACGTCGAATACGAGGGGCCAAGACCAGCTGATCTTGGGCAGGCCTCCTGCACTGAGTGCGGAACGAACGTCTGGCGAACCCGTCGTGGCCCCTATGTCGCCGAATACGATACCGGGGCAGTCTGTGGATACTGTAGCTACGAGTGCTACTTCACTCACCGCCACCGAAACAACCTCGAGGAAATCGCCGGCGAGCAGAGTGTCTACTTCCCACCGGCATAA
- a CDS encoding PadR family transcriptional regulator: MDDLTGFQRDLLYVIAGADQPSGQDVKEEVEQYYSIDINHGRLYPNLDTIVNKELVEKGQLDRRTNYYAITESGEQAIEERREWESQYVD; the protein is encoded by the coding sequence ATGGACGACCTCACAGGGTTCCAACGAGACCTCCTATACGTCATTGCGGGTGCCGATCAACCGTCTGGACAGGATGTCAAAGAAGAAGTGGAGCAGTACTACAGCATCGACATCAACCATGGACGGCTGTATCCCAACCTCGATACGATAGTCAACAAGGAGTTAGTCGAAAAGGGGCAGCTAGACCGAAGGACGAATTACTACGCGATCACGGAATCCGGAGAGCAAGCAATTGAGGAAAGGCGAGAGTGGGAATCACAATACGTCGATTAG
- a CDS encoding DEAD/DEAH box helicase: protein MEGQVQPKDTTSTTTEVFDQLREKVTHERQIEREKAIQTLTDHSANELKYLEGTPFIPGVEITRSTLTPPDVLSVEIPVHPQTGETANVRDKYGLYEGNEVLLQGEYEGDDVQAAGVIKEIKQHSIDVKVTGEAAGDLSRQGEIAKSSNSSIGGILNPVTYNRQLDAVEYAQNHSIASVLTGSEPVQFSHQFVANTRELDEDLYKNKRQKEGIEKALNAEILACLQGPPGTGKTRVIVELARRLALADKRVLIAAETNAAVDNILIGSSDEFEADTDSLLHHHLENEINTARTNLDGEEVHPLAREHLADYSPEAAEVVASTNSSSAKLGVDSFDYVIIDEATQASIPSSLIPIVRGRTTILVGDHKQLPPFSQLQNKTQESLFERLYAENGLYGPDIGTRFNIQYRMNETIAEFPSQEFYGGDLKTAGSAGNIRGQLDMLPMGIFEVNGDYEEGRMSKYNPKEAEHVERVIKMLRKKGLQDNEIGVAAAHRKQAEHIKDRLNQAGIGNLQELKVDTFDSFQGSERDAMILSFTRSNERGNIGFLGDEIGRRRLNVAMTRAKAFCALIGDWDTLREGSDLYERLYQYVDAEIAPATKVTL from the coding sequence ATGGAAGGCCAGGTGCAACCTAAGGACACGACCAGCACCACAACCGAAGTTTTCGACCAACTCCGAGAAAAAGTCACACACGAAAGACAGATCGAACGCGAAAAGGCGATCCAGACGCTTACCGACCACTCTGCAAACGAACTAAAGTATTTGGAAGGAACCCCGTTCATTCCCGGAGTCGAGATTACCAGGTCAACACTCACACCTCCGGATGTCCTGTCAGTTGAAATCCCCGTACATCCACAGACAGGTGAAACAGCCAACGTACGAGATAAATACGGACTATACGAGGGTAATGAAGTACTTCTCCAGGGAGAATACGAGGGTGACGATGTGCAAGCCGCCGGTGTTATAAAAGAAATCAAACAGCACTCGATCGACGTCAAGGTTACTGGTGAGGCAGCCGGAGATCTGAGCCGACAAGGAGAAATCGCTAAATCCAGCAATTCATCGATCGGCGGAATACTCAATCCGGTAACATACAATAGGCAGCTGGACGCAGTAGAATACGCTCAGAACCATTCTATCGCATCCGTCCTTACAGGCAGTGAACCAGTTCAGTTCTCCCACCAGTTCGTTGCTAACACACGCGAACTCGACGAAGACCTTTATAAAAATAAACGTCAAAAAGAAGGAATTGAAAAAGCACTGAACGCTGAAATCCTTGCTTGTCTTCAGGGACCACCGGGTACTGGGAAAACACGTGTCATCGTCGAACTGGCTCGTCGTCTTGCCTTAGCCGATAAACGAGTGCTGATCGCAGCAGAGACAAATGCAGCTGTCGACAACATTTTGATCGGAAGTAGTGACGAATTTGAGGCTGACACGGATTCTTTGCTTCACCATCACCTGGAAAACGAAATCAATACTGCGCGAACAAATCTGGATGGGGAAGAGGTCCATCCACTTGCTAGGGAACACTTGGCCGATTATTCTCCAGAAGCTGCGGAGGTAGTAGCTTCTACGAACAGCAGCTCTGCTAAACTGGGTGTTGACTCCTTTGACTACGTGATTATCGATGAGGCTACTCAAGCTTCGATTCCATCCAGTTTGATCCCTATCGTCAGGGGAAGGACAACTATCCTTGTCGGTGACCATAAGCAGCTGCCACCGTTCTCCCAATTACAGAACAAGACCCAGGAATCACTCTTCGAACGCTTGTACGCGGAAAATGGTTTATACGGACCAGATATCGGCACCCGTTTCAACATCCAATATCGAATGAACGAGACAATAGCAGAGTTTCCATCACAGGAGTTCTACGGTGGAGATCTCAAGACAGCGGGAAGTGCAGGGAACATTCGAGGTCAACTCGATATGCTGCCTATGGGAATTTTCGAGGTGAACGGAGATTACGAAGAAGGAAGGATGTCGAAGTACAACCCGAAAGAGGCTGAACACGTGGAACGGGTGATCAAAATGCTTCGGAAGAAGGGACTGCAAGATAATGAGATCGGGGTTGCTGCTGCGCACCGGAAACAGGCAGAGCATATCAAAGACCGTTTGAATCAGGCAGGTATCGGTAATCTCCAAGAGTTGAAAGTCGATACGTTTGATTCTTTCCAGGGAAGCGAACGTGACGCGATGATTCTTTCCTTCACTCGATCGAATGAACGAGGTAACATCGGCTTCTTGGGTGATGAAATAGGAAGACGACGGCTCAACGTTGCCATGACCCGTGCTAAGGCCTTTTGTGCCTTGATCGGTGACTGGGATACGCTTAGAGAGGGTTCGGATCTGTACGAACGCCTCTATCAGTACGTTGACGCAGAAATCGCACCTGCGACGAAGGTCACTCTTTAG
- a CDS encoding HalOD1 output domain-containing protein yields the protein MTQSLTNESNEIHEQIIDEVAALEDRDPLELPPLYDAVEPDALESIFSTTIGGTTRVGRVEFPYAGHTITVEFEEEPVVRIE from the coding sequence ATGACTCAGTCTCTTACGAACGAGAGCAATGAGATACACGAACAGATCATAGACGAAGTAGCAGCTCTTGAAGATAGGGACCCGCTAGAGCTTCCTCCACTCTATGACGCCGTCGAACCTGACGCACTGGAGTCGATCTTTTCTACAACCATTGGTGGGACTACCCGAGTTGGCCGAGTAGAATTCCCATACGCAGGGCATACGATTACTGTGGAATTTGAGGAAGAGCCGGTTGTCAGAATTGAGTGA
- a CDS encoding DUF4352 domain-containing protein: MKRRKLLAIGVTAYGTILAGCTSNEDEKEPSPVDGDDAGNSNENENDDNNGDTAGETEAEDVEVVIGALVDGDQIHLVVEDVTHQTELGSFFEADEGNEFVVVSLAVKNVSDEFPEISNLLQTSLHDSEDYSYNKTFVGGEKPTFNDGPFAPGEVERGVIVFEAPVDASGLELQFDFDVSVSGGGNQVHVDLESETNVHTLEQDLQIEISDIGQTIEYGGTEVSVNSVEFEDSLGRFAEPDPGNEYAVIDISITNETGEEQRVSTLLQMLVKDEKGYSYQEDWTAATELDQEFDESSPIEDGETRRGKVAYQIEEDLSPLYWVFEFDMWVNGDKTFWQLR, encoded by the coding sequence ATGAAACGACGAAAACTACTGGCAATTGGTGTAACAGCGTATGGAACGATCCTCGCAGGTTGTACTTCAAACGAAGACGAGAAGGAACCGAGCCCAGTTGATGGCGATGATGCCGGAAATAGTAATGAGAATGAGAACGACGATAACAACGGCGATACAGCCGGGGAAACCGAAGCGGAAGATGTGGAGGTGGTGATTGGTGCACTGGTCGATGGCGATCAGATACACCTAGTCGTTGAGGACGTAACCCATCAAACAGAACTGGGCAGTTTTTTCGAGGCTGACGAAGGGAACGAATTCGTTGTCGTTTCACTGGCAGTGAAGAATGTCTCTGATGAGTTCCCCGAGATATCGAACCTACTACAGACCAGTCTCCATGACAGTGAGGATTATTCGTACAACAAGACCTTTGTTGGAGGTGAAAAGCCGACATTCAACGATGGTCCGTTCGCCCCTGGAGAAGTCGAACGTGGCGTAATTGTCTTCGAGGCTCCGGTAGACGCAAGCGGACTTGAACTCCAATTTGATTTTGATGTCTCGGTCTCCGGTGGTGGCAACCAGGTTCATGTCGATCTCGAGTCGGAGACCAATGTTCACACCCTTGAGCAAGATCTCCAGATCGAGATCTCCGACATCGGCCAGACGATCGAATACGGAGGGACGGAGGTATCAGTCAACAGCGTCGAATTCGAGGACAGCCTTGGTCGATTCGCTGAGCCTGACCCGGGCAACGAATACGCTGTAATCGATATTTCAATCACAAACGAAACAGGGGAGGAGCAGCGTGTTTCGACACTACTCCAGATGTTGGTAAAAGACGAGAAGGGCTATAGCTATCAAGAGGATTGGACTGCAGCTACGGAACTGGACCAAGAATTCGACGAATCGAGTCCGATAGAAGATGGTGAAACCCGTCGTGGAAAGGTCGCATACCAGATTGAAGAGGACTTGAGTCCGCTGTACTGGGTGTTCGAGTTCGATATGTGGGTTAACGGCGACAAAACGTTCTGGCAACTACGGTAG